One Acidobacteriota bacterium DNA window includes the following coding sequences:
- a CDS encoding cbb3-type cytochrome c oxidase subunit II, with the protein MLRKADTNAAWFIGSSLLLFFIGGILTTVVPPLIDKSWAKPFENADASKGMTGKLKPLTEQELRGRQIYINEGCWYCHTQQTRTLLADTKRSGWRGVDAPVSTPDEFVYDSPHMFGTKRTGPDLSRVGGKYDEQWHRTHFRNPRDLVPGSIMPPFPWIANNEQDFQAVVAYLQTLGRAKDWRPDNDYEK; encoded by the coding sequence ATGTTGAGAAAAGCTGACACTAACGCTGCCTGGTTTATCGGCAGTTCTTTGCTGTTATTTTTCATCGGCGGCATTTTAACGACGGTGGTTCCGCCCTTGATTGATAAAAGCTGGGCAAAGCCCTTTGAAAACGCCGATGCCAGCAAAGGCATGACCGGCAAACTGAAACCTTTAACCGAACAGGAATTGCGCGGTCGCCAGATTTATATCAATGAAGGCTGTTGGTATTGCCACACGCAACAGACCCGCACCTTGCTTGCCGACACCAAACGTTCAGGCTGGCGCGGTGTGGATGCCCCGGTGTCAACGCCCGATGAATTTGTTTACGACAGCCCGCATATGTTCGGCACCAAACGCACAGGACCAGACCTCTCGCGCGTCGGTGGCAAATATGATGAGCAATGGCATCGCACCCATTTTCGCAATCCGCGCGATCTGGTTCCCGGTTCCATCATGCCGCCCTTCCCCTGGATAGCCAATAATGAACAGGATTTTCAGGCGGTGGTGGCTTACTTGCAAACCCTCGGTCGCGCCAAAGATTGGCGACCTGATAACGATTATGAAAAGTAG
- a CDS encoding cbb3-type cytochrome c oxidase subunit I, translating to MQESKEATAVGAIPVAANYADSIHQDTTAKYFLVSSITYFFIVGIIAVTIAAKFVWPQLLGTIPMLTYGRLRPLHVNGMLFGWLLAADMGLAYYVVPRLCGVKLWSEKLGVATAILWNVIVLSAVVCLLMGWNQGLEYAELPLPLDVLVVIAWIMFGLNIFMTVATRKYQAMYVTLWYTMGCILWTAFVYLTGNFATLFTTGVNQANLNWMYVHNAVGLIFTPIGLALAYYFIPKASNSPLHSHKLSMIGFWSLAFVYVWTGAHHMLHGPISQWLQTIAIVFSVMLLIPVWAVVYNFVATMKGQWHQLRENVPLKFLMSGVVFYLLTCFQGPMHSLRSVNAIVSKTDWIPGHAHMAVLGAFSFFAIAGSYYVVPRIFKRPLHSDALANWSFWLFLIGGLGFFVTLWLGGFWQGWQWNNPTIPFIDTVVALQPVWLVRFFSGILMFAGICAFAYNILATMTGTKGKSSAGNVATATA from the coding sequence ATGCAAGAATCAAAAGAAGCGACTGCGGTTGGCGCAATTCCGGTAGCGGCAAATTACGCCGACTCGATTCACCAAGATACCACCGCCAAGTATTTTCTGGTCAGTTCTATCACCTACTTTTTTATCGTAGGAATTATAGCGGTTACGATTGCGGCGAAATTTGTCTGGCCTCAACTGCTTGGCACCATCCCGATGTTGACCTACGGCAGACTGCGTCCACTGCACGTCAATGGCATGCTGTTCGGATGGTTACTCGCCGCTGATATGGGACTCGCCTATTACGTCGTCCCAAGGCTATGCGGGGTCAAACTGTGGAGCGAAAAACTCGGTGTGGCAACCGCCATCCTCTGGAATGTCATTGTTCTGAGCGCCGTGGTCTGTTTACTGATGGGTTGGAATCAGGGGCTTGAGTACGCCGAACTGCCATTGCCGCTCGATGTTCTGGTGGTCATCGCCTGGATTATGTTTGGTCTCAATATTTTCATGACCGTGGCGACGCGCAAATATCAGGCGATGTATGTGACCCTGTGGTATACGATGGGCTGCATCCTGTGGACAGCGTTCGTTTATTTAACCGGAAATTTCGCCACCCTGTTTACCACCGGCGTCAATCAAGCGAATTTGAATTGGATGTATGTGCATAACGCGGTCGGCTTGATTTTCACGCCCATCGGCTTGGCGCTGGCTTATTACTTCATTCCGAAAGCGTCAAACAGTCCGTTGCACAGCCACAAACTTTCGATGATTGGTTTCTGGTCGCTCGCCTTCGTCTATGTCTGGACGGGGGCGCACCATATGCTGCACGGGCCGATTTCACAATGGTTGCAAACCATTGCCATCGTCTTTTCGGTCATGCTGCTGATTCCGGTGTGGGCGGTGGTCTATAACTTCGTGGCGACCATGAAGGGACAGTGGCATCAGTTGCGCGAAAACGTGCCGCTCAAGTTTTTAATGAGCGGGGTGGTCTTTTATCTGCTCACCTGTTTCCAGGGACCGATGCACAGTTTGCGTTCAGTGAATGCGATTGTATCAAAGACCGACTGGATTCCCGGTCACGCCCATATGGCGGTGCTTGGCGCGTTTTCATTCTTCGCGATTGCCGGTAGCTATTATGTAGTGCCGCGCATCTTCAAACGTCCGTTGCATTCCGATGCGCTTGCCAATTGGAGTTTCTGGCTCTTTTTGATTGGCGGTCTGGGATTTTTCGTGACCTTGTGGCTTGGCGGTTTCTGGCAAGGTTGGCAATGGAACAACCCGACGATTCCGTTCATCGATACGGTCGTGGCTTTGCAGCCCGTCTGGTTGGTCAGATTCTTCTCAGGCATTTTGATGTTTGCCGGAATCTGCGCTTTTGCTTACAACATTCTGGCAACCATGACCGGCACCAAGGGCAAATCTTCCGCCGGCAATGTTGCAACCGCGACGGCTTAA
- a CDS encoding c-type cytochrome, with product MQMRLALALASFVVLIVHGIVFYDQFFNKWERHQTAYFEQARTMSKSDAERKMFEGRKPKVEQILVTQFGGERVDRCTTCHIAADDPRFKDFAEPIKTHPYSEAMGDKNVDGRWERRHKFADFGCTICHDGQGRGLETFYAHGADHYWPDPMLGFVTQANWRADYKDKLKDKDFMQVNCSQCHTEENFKGTPLVTRGRQLFFEKNCYGCHKVEGLSNGTLGPDLSEVGKKFKVDYLWESLADPRANSATSFMPKFNLNDEETKALVIFLKSRRGLNFAETSLDRYRAALLKKDETAIEPKPTGTPTTPAATLVSQGEKLFNDKACAACHKLANRDGGIAPDLTYQGLLKDEKWMMDHFKDPRSRVTDSIMPTFGFTDSDYQALTAYLVSMNKPPTATAPAEIYQNQCARCHGEAGDGKGMIALYLDPAPRDLTKASFMNSKPEERLLKSIKEGVAGTSMPAWGRVFSDDQIRGVLGYLTQNFVKEARRELKPRNVPDANPVAMSDDSVRRGEEMFVQRCSGCHGRKADGKGPNSLDITPRPRNLRNTDFMNSINDKRLFESIMYGVQGTAMPPWVDYGLSQNDVGNLLNYLRSINQGKK from the coding sequence ATGCAAATGCGATTAGCCTTAGCTCTGGCGAGTTTCGTTGTACTCATCGTTCACGGCATTGTTTTTTACGACCAGTTTTTTAATAAATGGGAACGCCATCAAACCGCCTATTTTGAACAAGCGCGGACGATGTCGAAAAGCGATGCCGAACGCAAAATGTTTGAGGGGCGCAAACCCAAAGTCGAACAAATTCTGGTGACCCAATTTGGCGGCGAACGGGTTGACCGCTGCACCACCTGTCACATTGCAGCCGACGACCCGCGTTTCAAAGATTTTGCTGAACCCATCAAAACCCATCCCTATTCCGAAGCTATGGGCGATAAGAATGTCGATGGTCGTTGGGAACGCCGTCATAAATTCGCCGACTTCGGTTGCACCATTTGTCACGACGGACAAGGGCGCGGCTTGGAAACTTTTTATGCGCACGGCGCAGACCATTACTGGCCCGACCCGATGCTCGGTTTCGTCACCCAAGCCAACTGGCGCGCCGATTACAAAGACAAACTCAAAGACAAAGATTTCATGCAGGTGAATTGTTCGCAATGTCACACCGAAGAAAATTTCAAAGGCACGCCGCTCGTTACCCGAGGCAGACAATTATTCTTTGAAAAAAATTGCTATGGTTGCCACAAAGTCGAAGGCTTATCCAACGGCACACTGGGTCCTGACCTTTCAGAAGTCGGCAAGAAATTCAAAGTCGATTATCTATGGGAATCCCTCGCCGACCCGCGCGCCAACTCCGCCACTTCGTTTATGCCCAAGTTCAATTTGAACGATGAAGAAACCAAAGCCCTGGTTATCTTTTTGAAGAGTCGTCGCGGATTGAATTTCGCTGAAACCTCGCTTGACCGTTATCGCGCCGCCTTGCTCAAGAAAGACGAAACGGCAATCGAACCCAAGCCTACGGGTACGCCGACAACGCCTGCCGCCACGCTGGTTTCACAAGGCGAAAAACTGTTCAATGACAAAGCCTGCGCCGCCTGTCATAAACTCGCCAATCGCGATGGCGGTATCGCGCCCGACCTCACCTATCAGGGTTTACTCAAAGATGAAAAATGGATGATGGATCATTTCAAAGACCCGCGTTCGCGCGTGACCGATTCCATCATGCCGACCTTTGGATTTACCGATAGCGATTATCAAGCCTTGACCGCCTATCTGGTCAGTATGAATAAACCGCCGACCGCGACTGCGCCCGCCGAAATTTATCAAAACCAATGCGCCCGTTGTCACGGCGAAGCCGGCGACGGCAAAGGAATGATTGCGCTTTATCTCGACCCCGCGCCGCGCGATTTAACCAAAGCTTCATTTATGAACAGCAAACCCGAAGAGCGGTTGTTGAAGTCCATTAAAGAAGGGGTTGCGGGAACTTCCATGCCGGCATGGGGTCGGGTGTTTAGCGATGATCAGATTCGCGGGGTTCTCGGTTATCTCACGCAAAATTTTGTCAAAGAGGCGCGCCGCGAATTGAAGCCGCGCAATGTGCCCGATGCCAATCCTGTAGCGATGAGCGATGATTCGGTGCGTCGCGGCGAAGAGATGTTCGTGCAACGGTGTTCGGGTTGTCACGGCAGAAAAGCCGATGGCAAGGGTCCGAACTCTCTGGACATCACGCCGCGTCCGCGCAATTTGCGCAACACCGATTTTATGAATTCGATTAATGATAAACGGTTGTTCGAATCAATCATGTATGGCGTACAAGGAACCGCTATGCCGCCCTGGGTTGATTACGGACTCTCACAAAATGACGTAGGTAATCTGTTGAATTATTTACGCAGTATCAATCAGGGCAAGAAATAA
- a CDS encoding cytochrome b N-terminal domain-containing protein produces MNKMLLSIKNLPGTIWNSIFRNPLPATDLGRAQTSFTNFFLHIHPVKVNRHTLKPWYTLGLGLMSFFLFAILVVTGILLMFYYVPSTTQAYDRMLDLRGTVAFGIFLRNMHRWAAHGMVAAVFLHMCRVFFTGSYKKPREFNWLIGVALFLLTLFASFTGYLLPWDQLAFWAITVGTSIAAYAPVIGNDLKFLLLGDATVGQEALLRFYVLHVAVLPVLITLLVSVHFWRIRKDGGLSRPEATDAPAVEEAAVAQPAVATVANPAVAVATASVAAKPLVIEKKHYGIQGLVRGPFTKVGNVPENSVFSWPNLLLAELFVFILTVAGVLVVSYLFDAPLEEPVNVMHPPNPAKAPWYFLGLQEMVSYSAFWGGVGIPGLEVLILLLVPYLDRSVKGVGRWFAKERLLANTLFLIFVITNIILMVIGTFFRGPNWEFVSPW; encoded by the coding sequence ATGAACAAAATGCTGCTTTCGATTAAGAACCTTCCGGGCACCATCTGGAATTCCATTTTTCGCAATCCGTTGCCTGCGACTGACCTCGGACGCGCGCAAACCAGTTTCACCAATTTCTTTCTGCATATTCATCCGGTCAAGGTCAATCGCCACACCCTGAAGCCCTGGTACACCCTGGGACTTGGGCTGATGTCATTTTTTCTATTTGCCATTCTGGTGGTGACCGGCATTTTGCTGATGTTTTATTACGTGCCGTCAACCACACAGGCTTATGACCGCATGCTGGATTTGCGCGGCACCGTGGCTTTCGGCATTTTCTTACGCAATATGCACCGTTGGGCGGCGCACGGCATGGTGGCGGCAGTATTTCTGCATATGTGCAGAGTGTTTTTCACCGGCTCGTATAAAAAGCCGCGTGAATTCAACTGGCTGATTGGCGTGGCGCTTTTTCTGTTAACCCTGTTTGCCAGCTTCACAGGTTATCTGCTGCCCTGGGATCAACTGGCATTCTGGGCGATTACCGTCGGCACCTCGATTGCCGCTTATGCGCCGGTCATCGGCAATGATTTGAAATTCCTGTTGCTCGGTGATGCCACCGTCGGTCAGGAAGCGTTACTGCGGTTTTATGTTTTACACGTCGCGGTTTTACCCGTGCTCATCACCCTGCTGGTTTCCGTACATTTCTGGCGCATACGCAAAGATGGCGGCTTGTCGCGACCTGAAGCAACCGATGCGCCGGCAGTGGAAGAAGCGGCAGTAGCACAACCCGCTGTCGCAACAGTAGCCAACCCAGCCGTTGCTGTTGCGACAGCCTCGGTTGCCGCAAAACCATTGGTGATTGAGAAAAAACACTACGGCATTCAAGGTTTGGTTCGCGGCCCGTTTACCAAAGTCGGAAACGTTCCTGAAAATTCGGTCTTCAGTTGGCCGAATCTTTTACTGGCGGAGTTATTCGTTTTCATCCTGACGGTCGCTGGTGTGTTGGTGGTCTCTTATCTTTTCGATGCGCCGCTTGAAGAACCTGTAAACGTGATGCATCCGCCCAATCCCGCAAAAGCGCCCTGGTACTTTTTAGGTTTGCAGGAAATGGTCAGCTATTCGGCATTCTGGGGCGGCGTCGGCATACCGGGATTAGAAGTGTTGATTTTACTGCTGGTGCCCTATCTCGACCGCAGCGTGAAAGGTGTTGGTCGTTGGTTTGCCAAAGAACGACTGCTTGCCAATACCCTGTTTCTGATTTTCGTCATCACCAACATCATTCTGATGGTTATTGGCACCTTCTTCAGGGGCCCGAATTGGGAGTTTGTATCGCCCTGGTAA
- a CDS encoding Rieske (2Fe-2S) protein, with translation MTVAKKPVKNSEAVSEEVMTRRRLLTWLSSFGLFGSAIITVLSNLIFIKPRATYGQPQRFAIGKPDEFAPGTRIAIDTERICIVREGNRFAALSTTCTHLGCIVGVSETGFACPCHGSRFDQDGNVTGGPAPKPLAWYQVSLAPNGELEVDKNAEINAGTYFEV, from the coding sequence ATGACCGTCGCTAAAAAGCCTGTAAAAAATTCCGAAGCCGTCAGCGAAGAAGTGATGACCCGTCGCCGTTTGCTCACCTGGCTGAGCAGTTTCGGACTTTTCGGTTCGGCAATTATCACTGTGCTATCGAACCTCATCTTTATTAAACCGCGCGCCACCTACGGACAACCGCAACGCTTTGCGATTGGCAAACCCGATGAGTTTGCGCCGGGAACCCGCATCGCCATCGATACCGAACGCATTTGCATTGTGCGCGAAGGCAATCGTTTCGCGGCGCTTTCGACCACCTGCACGCATCTCGGTTGTATCGTCGGGGTCTCGGAAACCGGCTTTGCCTGCCCATGTCACGGTTCGCGTTTCGACCAGGATGGCAATGTAACCGGCGGTCCCGCGCCGAAACCTTTGGCATGGTATCAAGTGAGCCTCGCGCCGAACGGTGAACTTGAAGTTGATAAAAACGCTGAGATCAACGCCGGAACCTACTTCGAGGTATAA
- a CDS encoding BACON domain-containing carbohydrate-binding protein produces MLNRRNQPRLSSLKIKSLFNLKMSKKLLSLSALVFLILGAISIKAIPMIVARAGSAKSKAKPRQVAAEQVTTRTKSSSGAWINLAAGREVTSEFSGNAKAGEALAKGLAKPLALAAGDFDGDGIDDLVGGFQGPDGGLIALWRGNVDAQHPNTAEAKARKQNGESTDAAYLGKAQVFEVSDAPELMVTGDFDNDGFLDVAFTNRGSNQLFVLPGTGKGGFAELYWLDLPDVVTALATGDVNRADGLADLLVGLRTGNLLVFEGVRGAINEPAENFNLPFEVTSISLEQMDTDGFTDVVVGGGKNLAIIHGRDRKISESYEVRAKVPAANVEQREFAFAIKAVSAGDFTGDTANDIALLDGNGAVQLLTKNTTTKKKVIDGLAGLQVKQLGASAMPAATQLFKTRSSSLPADGLALFGGDEFQIVVDGATVSRREAQQPVSVPATVSSVIGVDGGVAALLPVQINSDALTDYVLFRGTSTAPSVVPTALGATFTVTNTANTGAGSLRQAIIDANLTVGADTINFAIGSGLQTINLTADLPALTETVTVDGTTQPGFAGTPVIEINSSGATSGIGLKVSGGTSLIKGLNVHGFTLTGVQFVLVGNNKLEGCYLGTDPAGTAALPNGDGVQVTASNNTIGGTTAAARNLISGNNDNGVDISNSSAGNNLVKGNYIGTEVTGAAALPNQSNGVYILAKNNIVGGTTANDRNIISGNTTNGVRLLNDVLYASNRVQGNYIGTDAAGAAAVPNTAGGIAIFNSPTHTIGGTTTGAGNLIAGNTGYGILIQNDKATGILVQGNMIGSATLANGGPGVFINLTLSNTVGGTVINSPNTITNNNKGVVVVGASATSNRIRQNSITANTAMGIDLGDDGVTANDTLDPDAGANTLQNFPVLSTVIGGASTTITGTLNSTANTAFDLDFFTSSNCDRQGATFLGTANVTTNASGNATINVNFPVSLSAGQAITATATDPNGNTSEFSECVILCAYSINPTSQNFAPAGGSGSFDVTATGGCSWTATTTQSWITITSGASGTGNGTVNFTVAANDVASQRTGTITVASQGITVQTFTVTQDPAPCNFSIAPTSQSFISTGGSGTVSVTVAQGCAWTAVSNDAWITVTSGASGNGNGTVGYSVAAKTDPGPRTGTITIADQTFTVNQSGTDCTFQIAPTSQHFPVAGGTGSIAVTTPGVCDWMAVSNDAWIHITSGASGTGNGTVNFSVDTSTDPGNRTGSINVAGQTFTVTQDGTNPCLYVIAPTSQAFPVGGGSSSVAVTTGATCNWTAVSNSAFITVVSGAAGTGNGVVGFNVAANPTNAVRSGTITIAGLTFTVNQAGTSCVSTISPLGLSFTFSGGSGTFAVTALANCSWPVTTFDSFITITSSSLGSGSQKVKYTVAANPNPTPRTGYILVGGFVHTVSQAAAPNTCSYSINPTSQNFADTGGTDSVNVTAGTGCNWTAISNAVWITVTSGASGTGNGTVNYSVQANPNASPRSGTITIAGHTFTVNQAAAPGSCNYLISPTGQTFGVSGGSSTVNVTAGVGCNWTAVSNDAWITVTSGASGSGNGSVGYSVAANPNPSSRTGTMTIAGQTFTVMQNGNCNYLISPSGRTFTNVGGSSTVTVTTTTGCDWTATTSAGWIIITSGSGSGNGTVSYTVLNNSSGVLRTGTIVINGKVHTVKQNP; encoded by the coding sequence ATGCTTAACCGGAGAAATCAACCCAGACTCTCAAGTTTGAAAATCAAGTCCCTGTTCAATCTGAAAATGTCAAAAAAACTGTTGAGCCTTAGTGCTCTGGTTTTCTTGATTCTCGGAGCGATCTCAATCAAAGCCATTCCGATGATTGTAGCTCGCGCCGGTAGCGCGAAATCGAAAGCCAAGCCCCGGCAAGTGGCTGCCGAGCAAGTGACCACACGCACCAAATCTTCAAGCGGGGCGTGGATCAATTTAGCGGCTGGCAGAGAAGTGACCAGCGAATTTTCAGGAAACGCCAAAGCCGGTGAAGCCTTGGCAAAAGGACTGGCTAAACCTTTGGCGCTGGCTGCGGGTGATTTCGATGGCGATGGGATTGATGATTTAGTCGGTGGTTTTCAGGGACCCGACGGCGGTTTGATTGCCCTCTGGCGCGGCAATGTTGATGCGCAGCATCCGAATACCGCAGAAGCCAAAGCCCGTAAACAAAACGGGGAATCAACCGATGCTGCCTACTTAGGTAAAGCTCAGGTGTTTGAAGTATCGGATGCGCCGGAACTCATGGTTACGGGTGATTTCGACAATGACGGCTTTTTGGATGTTGCCTTTACCAATCGCGGCAGCAATCAACTGTTTGTTTTACCGGGAACCGGCAAAGGTGGATTTGCAGAGTTATACTGGCTTGATTTACCCGATGTCGTCACCGCGCTTGCCACCGGCGATGTGAATCGCGCCGATGGGCTTGCCGATTTGCTGGTCGGTTTACGAACCGGAAATCTACTGGTTTTTGAAGGCGTTCGGGGCGCGATTAACGAACCTGCGGAAAACTTCAATCTGCCGTTTGAGGTCACCTCCATCAGTCTTGAGCAGATGGACACAGACGGTTTTACCGACGTGGTTGTGGGCGGCGGAAAAAACCTCGCCATTATTCATGGACGCGATAGAAAAATTTCCGAATCTTATGAGGTAAGAGCCAAAGTTCCCGCCGCAAACGTTGAACAACGCGAGTTTGCTTTTGCTATCAAAGCCGTCAGCGCAGGGGATTTCACCGGCGATACTGCCAATGATATTGCGCTGTTGGATGGAAACGGCGCAGTACAACTGCTCACCAAAAATACCACCACCAAGAAAAAAGTGATTGACGGATTAGCCGGATTGCAGGTCAAACAACTCGGCGCCAGCGCCATGCCTGCGGCGACCCAGTTATTCAAAACCCGCTCATCCAGTTTACCGGCAGATGGACTGGCTTTATTTGGCGGCGACGAATTTCAAATCGTTGTCGATGGCGCGACGGTGTCGCGCAGAGAAGCGCAACAGCCCGTCAGCGTTCCGGCGACGGTGAGTTCGGTGATCGGCGTTGATGGCGGCGTTGCGGCGCTTTTGCCTGTACAAATCAACAGCGATGCGTTGACCGATTATGTGTTATTCAGAGGCACGAGCACCGCGCCTTCAGTAGTGCCGACGGCACTCGGCGCGACCTTTACAGTAACCAACACGGCGAACACCGGCGCAGGTTCATTGCGACAGGCGATTATTGATGCCAATCTCACTGTTGGCGCTGACACTATCAACTTTGCTATTGGCTCCGGTTTGCAAACCATCAATTTAACTGCCGATTTACCGGCGCTCACGGAAACCGTAACCGTTGACGGAACCACGCAACCGGGTTTTGCGGGCACACCGGTGATTGAAATCAACAGTTCGGGAGCGACTTCGGGCATCGGTTTGAAAGTGTCTGGTGGCACTTCGTTAATTAAAGGTCTCAACGTTCATGGCTTCACGCTGACCGGAGTTCAATTTGTCCTGGTTGGCAATAATAAACTCGAAGGCTGCTATTTGGGAACCGACCCCGCCGGTACGGCTGCTCTGCCAAATGGCGACGGCGTTCAGGTCACGGCTTCCAATAACACCATCGGCGGAACCACCGCAGCGGCTCGCAACCTGATTTCCGGCAATAACGACAATGGCGTTGATATTTCCAATTCCTCAGCCGGTAACAACCTGGTTAAAGGGAATTATATCGGCACTGAGGTTACAGGCGCGGCGGCTTTGCCGAATCAAAGCAACGGCGTTTATATTCTCGCAAAAAACAATATCGTCGGCGGCACCACTGCCAATGACCGCAATATTATTTCCGGTAACACAACCAACGGCGTGCGCTTGCTCAATGATGTGTTGTATGCCAGTAATCGGGTGCAGGGAAATTATATCGGCACCGATGCCGCAGGCGCTGCCGCGGTTCCCAATACGGCGGGCGGTATTGCGATTTTCAACTCGCCCACGCATACCATCGGCGGCACCACGACCGGCGCTGGGAATTTAATCGCCGGAAATACCGGTTATGGCATCCTGATTCAAAATGATAAAGCCACAGGTATTTTGGTTCAGGGCAATATGATTGGCAGCGCTACGCTCGCCAATGGCGGACCGGGTGTATTCATCAATCTCACCTTGAGCAACACCGTCGGCGGCACGGTAATCAATTCGCCCAATACGATTACCAATAACAACAAAGGTGTGGTGGTGGTCGGCGCATCAGCCACCAGCAATCGCATACGGCAAAATTCCATCACCGCCAATACCGCTATGGGCATTGACCTCGGCGATGATGGTGTCACCGCGAACGACACTTTAGACCCCGACGCCGGTGCCAACACCTTGCAGAATTTTCCTGTGCTCTCGACCGTCATTGGCGGCGCGAGTACCACGATTACCGGAACCCTCAACAGCACGGCGAACACCGCTTTCGATTTGGATTTCTTCACCAGTTCAAACTGTGATCGTCAGGGCGCGACGTTTTTAGGCACAGCCAATGTCACCACCAATGCCAGCGGCAATGCGACCATCAATGTCAATTTCCCGGTTTCGTTATCAGCGGGACAAGCCATCACTGCAACCGCGACCGACCCGAATGGCAATACTTCGGAATTTTCCGAATGCGTCATTTTGTGCGCTTATAGTATCAATCCCACGAGTCAGAATTTCGCGCCGGCAGGCGGCAGCGGTTCATTCGATGTGACCGCGACCGGCGGTTGCAGTTGGACAGCGACCACTACACAAAGCTGGATTACCATCACCAGTGGCGCAAGCGGCACCGGCAACGGCACCGTGAATTTCACGGTCGCCGCCAATGATGTCGCAAGTCAGCGCACCGGAACCATTACGGTTGCCAGTCAAGGCATCACGGTGCAAACCTTCACTGTAACTCAAGACCCGGCGCCTTGTAATTTCAGCATCGCGCCGACCAGTCAAAGCTTTATTTCAACCGGCGGCAGCGGCACCGTGAGTGTAACGGTAGCGCAAGGTTGTGCGTGGACGGCGGTGAGCAATGATGCGTGGATTACTGTCACCAGCGGCGCAAGCGGCAATGGCAATGGCACGGTTGGCTATTCGGTTGCCGCAAAGACCGACCCGGGCCCGCGCACCGGAACCATTACCATCGCCGATCAAACCTTTACCGTCAATCAATCGGGCACCGATTGCACTTTTCAAATTGCGCCAACCAGCCAACATTTCCCGGTCGCCGGTGGCACAGGTTCAATCGCTGTAACCACGCCGGGAGTTTGCGACTGGATGGCGGTGAGCAATGATGCGTGGATTCATATCACCAGCGGCGCAAGCGGCACCGGCAATGGCACAGTCAATTTTTCGGTTGATACTTCGACCGACCCCGGCAATCGCACCGGCAGCATCAATGTCGCAGGACAAACCTTTACGGTTACGCAGGACGGCACCAATCCCTGTCTCTATGTGATTGCGCCGACCAGTCAGGCATTTCCTGTTGGCGGTGGCAGCAGTTCGGTTGCCGTGACCACCGGCGCAACCTGCAACTGGACAGCCGTCAGCAACAGCGCCTTTATCACGGTAGTTTCAGGCGCAGCCGGAACCGGTAATGGGGTTGTCGGATTTAACGTCGCTGCCAATCCGACCAATGCGGTTCGCAGCGGAACGATTACCATCGCCGGTCTTACCTTCACGGTCAATCAAGCCGGAACCTCCTGTGTTTCGACGATTAGTCCTCTGGGATTATCGTTCACCTTCTCAGGCGGCAGCGGCACATTCGCCGTTACAGCTTTAGCGAACTGTTCGTGGCCCGTGACGACCTTTGATTCCTTTATCACCATCACCTCCAGCAGCCTCGGTTCGGGTTCGCAAAAAGTCAAATATACGGTTGCCGCCAATCCCAACCCGACGCCGCGCACCGGATATATTCTGGTTGGCGGATTCGTGCATACGGTTTCGCAGGCGGCAGCCCCGAATACCTGTAGTTATTCCATCAATCCGACCAGTCAGAACTTCGCCGATACCGGCGGAACCGACAGCGTTAATGTCACTGCCGGAACCGGGTGCAACTGGACAGCCATCAGTAATGCGGTTTGGATTACGGTGACCAGTGGCGCAAGCGGCACCGGCAACGGCACTGTGAATTATTCGGTGCAGGCAAATCCCAATGCCTCGCCGCGCTCTGGAACCATCACCATCGCCGGTCATACCTTCACGGTCAATCAGGCGGCGGCTCCGGGCAGTTGTAACTATTTGATTTCGCCGACCGGTCAAACGTTTGGCGTTTCGGGTGGCAGCAGCACGGTAAATGTGACGGCGGGTGTTGGTTGCAATTGGACGGCGGTGAGCAATGATGCGTGGATTACTGTCACCAGCGGCGCAAGCGGTTCAGGAAACGGCTCCGTAGGTTATAGTGTGGCAGCCAATCCCAATCCGTCCTCGCGCACCGGAACCATGACGATTGCCGGACAGACGTTTACGGTGATGCAGAACGGCAATTGCAACTACCTGATTTCACCGAGCGGTCGCACCTTCACCAATGTCGGTGGCAGCAGCACCGTAACCGTGACGACCACGACCGGCTGCGATTGGACGGCGACGACCTCTGCGGGGTGGATTATCATCACCAGCGGCAGCGGTTCAGGAAATGGAACGGTGAGTTATACGGTGTTGAATAATTCGTCGGGCGTCTTGCGAACCGGCACGATTGTCATCAACGGTAAGGTTCACACCGTCAAACAAAATCCATAA